The following nucleotide sequence is from Caldicellulosiruptor saccharolyticus DSM 8903.
TTTTCTTTATATTCATCCTTAGATTTTCCTTTTACTTTATTTTAGAAACTTTAATATTACCTCAAACAAACCCAAAATCAAAGGTAGAGAGAGAAACAGTATCAAAATTTTTCCTGCAAACTCAAGCTTTTTGGCAATTGCCTCTTCTCCACTGTCTTTGCAAACACTTGCCGTATATTCTGAGATTAAAGCTATCCCTGTCATCTTAAGCAAAGTTTTTATATAAGTATTTGCATATGAGATTTTTGTACTCATCTCTGTTATCTTGTCTACTATATATGCAAGCTTGTCAACAACCAAAATAAACACCAAAATTCCAAGTATCACAGTTATTACAATTGCAATTTCTTTTTGAGTTTTTCTTAAAATGCTTACAATAAGCATAGAAACTATGCAAAGTATGACTATATTAAATATCTCCATCTTTACCACTCAATCTAAAAAAGATTAAATACAGATTTTACTGTATCAAAAAATCTTTTAATGAGGTCAATAATTAGAAACAGTACAATTATAACCCCAACCAAAGTTGTCATCATTGCAAGTTCTTCTTTTTCTGCCTTGATCAGTACCTGATTTACAAGATAAAGTATTATTCCAATTATAGCTATTTTAAATATCAAGTCTATTCCATCCATTTAAAGCCACACCTCAACATCTTATAAAAGTAATATACAAATTGA
It contains:
- the spoIIIAC gene encoding stage III sporulation protein AC, yielding MDGIDLIFKIAIIGIILYLVNQVLIKAEKEELAMMTTLVGVIIVLFLIIDLIKRFFDTVKSVFNLF
- the spoIIIAD gene encoding stage III sporulation protein AD: MEIFNIVILCIVSMLIVSILRKTQKEIAIVITVILGILVFILVVDKLAYIVDKITEMSTKISYANTYIKTLLKMTGIALISEYTASVCKDSGEEAIAKKLEFAGKILILFLSLPLILGLFEVILKFLK